One Dehalogenimonas sp. THU2 DNA window includes the following coding sequences:
- a CDS encoding NAD(P)H-hydrate dehydratase — translation MKLVTAAEMRVLETLAVDNGVSLVQLMRNAGRAVATEIAGIFEPIEGKRILVLTGPGNNGGDGLVVARHLKEAGALVDVYLLAARKAREVVYREALASGLTPIEARMDAGFERLQETLSEADIVLDAVFGTGIGRPIKGIIAETLNAVAQARIERPQMEIIALDLPSGLNADTGAVDKAALRADYTIALGCPKRGFFLYPGAAYTGEVIVAGIGIPEGLDEDVVTELLTDETVRSLLPERRPDAHKGAFGKALIVAGSPEFTGAAVLACLGAYRSGAGLVTLAARKSLNPVFAAKLTETTHLILPETSDGQISAEAELIVGNHLERYQALAVGPGLGLASNTIEFVHGILSALTPNIKTVIDADALNAIALTSDWWTALEHPAVLTPHPGEMARLTGLSVEQIESDRIGVARRYAELWQQTVVLKGAHTVIAAPDGRVAVSPYANPGLATAGTGDVLTGVITGLLAQGLSEFDAARAGVYLHAQAAEAVSHHFGDCGMIASDLLPQLPRAIKALKEHRHAACH, via the coding sequence ATGAAACTGGTTACCGCCGCGGAAATGCGGGTTTTGGAAACGCTCGCTGTAGATAACGGCGTCAGCCTGGTTCAACTGATGCGCAACGCCGGCCGCGCCGTGGCTACGGAGATTGCCGGGATCTTCGAACCCATCGAGGGCAAACGGATCCTGGTGCTGACCGGCCCCGGCAACAATGGCGGCGACGGCCTGGTGGTGGCGCGACACCTTAAAGAAGCCGGGGCGCTGGTGGATGTTTACCTCTTGGCGGCACGAAAGGCCAGAGAGGTCGTATACCGTGAAGCCCTGGCCTCCGGCCTGACACCCATAGAAGCCCGTATGGATGCCGGCTTCGAACGCTTGCAGGAAACGCTGAGTGAAGCGGACATCGTTCTGGACGCCGTTTTCGGCACCGGGATAGGACGCCCGATAAAGGGCATAATTGCCGAGACCCTGAATGCGGTCGCCCAAGCCAGAATCGAAAGACCTCAAATGGAAATCATCGCCCTCGACCTGCCCTCCGGCCTCAACGCTGACACCGGGGCGGTCGATAAAGCTGCGCTGCGGGCGGATTATACCATCGCGCTCGGTTGTCCCAAGCGCGGCTTTTTCCTCTATCCCGGTGCTGCTTACACCGGTGAGGTCATCGTGGCGGGCATCGGCATACCCGAGGGTCTGGACGAAGACGTCGTCACCGAGCTTTTGACCGATGAAACTGTCCGTTCGCTTCTGCCGGAACGCCGACCCGACGCGCACAAGGGGGCTTTCGGCAAGGCGCTTATCGTCGCCGGTTCACCGGAATTTACCGGCGCGGCGGTATTGGCCTGTCTCGGTGCTTACCGTTCAGGCGCCGGTCTGGTGACCCTGGCGGCCCGGAAAAGCCTTAACCCTGTCTTTGCCGCAAAACTGACCGAGACTACCCATCTCATCCTGCCCGAAACGAGCGACGGACAGATTTCAGCCGAGGCGGAATTGATCGTCGGCAATCATCTTGAACGCTACCAGGCACTGGCGGTCGGTCCCGGTTTGGGTCTGGCGAGCAACACCATCGAGTTCGTTCATGGCATACTATCCGCCCTGACCCCAAACATAAAAACGGTGATCGATGCGGACGCGCTCAACGCTATAGCTTTGACCAGTGATTGGTGGACGGCGCTGGAACACCCCGCCGTCCTCACCCCCCACCCCGGCGAGATGGCCCGGCTTACCGGGCTGTCCGTCGAACAGATCGAGAGCGACCGGATAGGCGTGGCCCGCCGCTACGCTGAGCTCTGGCAGCAGACCGTCGTTCTGAAGGGCGCACATACGGTTATCGCCGCGCCGGACGGGAGGGTGGCGGTCTCGCCATACGCTAACCCGGGGCTGGCCACCGCCGGTACCGGAGACGTTCTGACAGGCGTTATCACCGGGCTGCTGGCGCAGGGACTTTCTGAGTTCGATGCCGCCCGCGCCGGGGTCTATCTCCACGCCCAGGCCGCAGAGGCGGTCAGTCATCATTTCGGCGACTGCGGCATGATCGCTTCTGATCTCCTGCCCCAACTGCCCCGCGCCATTAAAGCGCTTAAGGAGCACCGCCATGCTGCTTGTCATTGA
- a CDS encoding type III pantothenate kinase, with protein sequence MLLVIDIGNTSISLGIYDGDKLKVSLRVATVMHRLPDEYASLLLHLLDINGIDPKSIGKVTMCSVVPPLTDTFEILCRRYFNTDPLVVGAGVKTGVKIRMDNPAEVGADRIVNAAAAFNLYRTACIVVDLGTATTFDTVSATGDYIGGAIAPGLTTAAEALTSKTSMLPRIELHCPEKAIGTSTIKAMQSGLVFGYVGLVEGIVGRIQKELPSPAKVIATGGYAELLNAETKVFDILSPDLTLYGLRLIYFMNRA encoded by the coding sequence ATGCTGCTTGTCATTGATATCGGCAACACCAGCATTTCCCTGGGCATTTACGATGGCGATAAGCTGAAGGTGAGCCTGCGGGTGGCCACCGTCATGCACCGCCTGCCTGACGAGTACGCCTCGTTGTTATTACATCTTCTCGATATCAACGGCATCGACCCTAAATCCATCGGCAAGGTGACCATGTGTTCGGTCGTGCCGCCGCTGACCGACACTTTCGAAATATTATGCCGCCGCTATTTCAATACCGATCCCCTGGTGGTCGGCGCCGGGGTCAAGACCGGGGTCAAGATCCGCATGGATAACCCGGCGGAGGTCGGCGCGGACCGTATCGTGAACGCCGCCGCCGCTTTCAATCTCTACAGGACGGCCTGCATCGTCGTCGATCTGGGCACCGCCACCACCTTCGATACGGTGTCGGCGACCGGGGATTATATCGGCGGAGCTATCGCCCCCGGCCTGACCACCGCCGCGGAAGCCTTGACTTCGAAAACCTCGATGCTGCCCCGCATAGAACTTCACTGCCCGGAGAAGGCCATCGGTACCAGCACCATCAAGGCGATGCAATCCGGCCTGGTTTTTGGCTATGTCGGCCTGGTAGAAGGCATCGTCGGGCGCATTCAAAAAGAGTTACCGTCACCGGCAAAGGTCATTGCCACCGGCGGTTACGCCGAACTCCTGAATGCCGAGACCAAGGTTTTCGATATCCTCAGCCCGGATCTCACCCTTTACGGACTCCGACTGATATACTTCATGAACCGGGCTTAG
- the coaBC gene encoding bifunctional phosphopantothenoylcysteine decarboxylase/phosphopantothenate--cysteine ligase CoaBC, which translates to MLEGKTVVLGVTGGIAAYKAADIASKLVQSGATVEVIMTESAQKFITPLTFRAITGRPAVTSMWEMTGEFSIEHISLAEAADIVLIAPATANTIARLACGLADDMLASTVLATRAPVIIAPAMNCNMYENTVTQENIQKLECRGFTFVGPETGRLACGTEGRGRLAATEAILSTVHMVLGRNGDLAGKTIVVTAGGTREPVDPVRYIGNRSSGKMGYALALAARDRGATVKLISTIDLPDTTGMDVFRVGTAGEMLTVVKEAVKGADALIMAAAVADFRPSQVAADKIKKDSISPYLKLEPTADILSEIQGDFIRVGFAAESRDLIENAKKKLAAKNLDLIVANDVTATGSGFGADTNKVTLLFKDGRIEDLPLMSKREVGEAIIDWMANGIE; encoded by the coding sequence ATACTCGAAGGTAAAACGGTCGTCCTGGGCGTCACCGGCGGTATCGCCGCCTACAAGGCGGCTGATATCGCTTCCAAACTGGTGCAATCTGGGGCGACGGTTGAGGTTATCATGACCGAATCCGCCCAGAAATTTATAACGCCCCTGACCTTCCGGGCGATCACCGGCCGCCCTGCCGTAACTTCGATGTGGGAGATGACCGGTGAGTTCTCGATCGAGCATATTTCCTTAGCCGAAGCAGCGGATATCGTCCTCATCGCTCCCGCCACCGCCAACACCATCGCCAGGCTGGCTTGCGGCCTCGCCGATGATATGCTGGCTTCGACAGTATTGGCAACCAGGGCGCCGGTCATCATCGCCCCGGCCATGAACTGCAATATGTATGAGAACACCGTCACCCAGGAGAATATCCAGAAACTGGAATGCCGCGGCTTCACCTTCGTCGGACCGGAGACCGGGCGGCTGGCCTGCGGCACCGAGGGCAGGGGACGCCTGGCCGCGACGGAAGCGATTCTCTCGACGGTGCATATGGTCCTCGGCCGCAACGGCGACCTGGCCGGTAAAACCATTGTGGTTACCGCCGGCGGAACTCGCGAGCCGGTGGATCCTGTCCGCTATATCGGCAATCGGTCCTCGGGCAAGATGGGTTACGCGCTGGCGCTTGCCGCCCGTGACCGCGGCGCCACAGTGAAACTCATTTCGACGATAGATCTGCCGGATACCACCGGGATGGATGTGTTTCGGGTGGGAACCGCCGGGGAAATGCTGACAGTGGTAAAAGAAGCGGTCAAGGGCGCCGACGCCCTCATTATGGCAGCCGCGGTGGCTGATTTCCGACCGTCTCAAGTTGCCGCCGATAAGATCAAAAAAGACTCGATTTCGCCTTACTTGAAACTGGAACCCACGGCGGATATTCTCTCTGAGATCCAGGGCGATTTCATCCGCGTCGGCTTCGCCGCTGAATCCCGCGACCTCATCGAAAATGCCAAAAAGAAACTTGCCGCCAAGAACCTGGATCTGATCGTCGCTAATGATGTGACCGCCACGGGCTCTGGTTTCGGCGCGGACACTAACAAGGTGACGCTGCTGTTCAAGGATGGTCGAATCGAAGACCTGCCGCTGATGAGTAAGCGTGAGGTGGGGGAGGCTATTATCGATTGGATGGCCAACGGGATAGAGTGA
- a CDS encoding cupin domain-containing protein — MTEKENLSAQALMLAELINYQAGAVVSRTLADRPAGTITLFAFDAGQGLSEHSAPYDAFVYAADGEADVTISGKLHHVTGGQMIIMPANEPHALRATKPFKMLLVMIRS, encoded by the coding sequence ATGACGGAAAAAGAAAATTTATCGGCTCAAGCTTTGATGCTGGCCGAACTGATCAATTATCAGGCTGGCGCCGTGGTCAGCCGCACCCTGGCCGACCGGCCGGCGGGCACGATCACCCTATTTGCCTTCGACGCAGGGCAGGGGTTGTCGGAGCACTCGGCGCCGTATGACGCCTTCGTTTATGCCGCGGATGGAGAAGCCGATGTTACGATTTCCGGTAAGCTGCACCACGTAACCGGGGGGCAGATGATCATCATGCCGGCAAACGAACCCCACGCCTTACGCGCCACCAAGCCGTTCAAAATGCTGCTGGTGATGATCCGGTCTTGA
- a CDS encoding ATP-binding protein, with product MKSLALKLGSALVLVAVIAVAVMAVLTNAGTSREFRSYVDTNPVIADAISQSLVVFYMQNQGSWTGVNNILPQLLAFENDRLVVADSENTIVGDTANLLIGQTVSQSGLTGGHLIRIRMGFQGGGSGQMSGQAIGQFFYLSQTDVLNAEQDFLDQANRWLWLSGGIAATIAVGLAVVLAINFIRPLKALDTGAKEIAAGNLGHRVEVRSRDETGRLAASFNAMAGSLEQSEAARKRLLADVAHELRTPLTIINGTVDAMLDGVLPTEERQLHLIKEETVLLTRLISDLRDLSLAEAGKLHLDLAPIDWTDLARRKMDQFRPLADAKGITLSFKSGSNLQPVPADWVRLEQVLANLLSNALRHTPEGGQVAVSLSNSELDGKPAVTAAVSDTGEGIAADELNHIFDRFYRVEDSRARSEGNGAGLGLAIVKQMVTAHGGKVRVESIPGHGTTFYIILPAEAKSQALI from the coding sequence TTGAAAAGCTTGGCGCTTAAACTCGGAAGCGCGCTGGTGCTGGTGGCCGTCATCGCTGTGGCGGTAATGGCGGTGCTGACCAACGCCGGTACTAGCCGTGAATTCCGCAGCTACGTTGACACCAACCCTGTAATTGCCGATGCCATCAGTCAGTCGTTGGTTGTCTTTTATATGCAAAACCAGGGCAGTTGGACCGGCGTCAACAACATTCTCCCCCAGTTGCTAGCTTTCGAGAACGATCGGCTAGTGGTGGCTGATAGCGAAAATACCATCGTCGGCGATACGGCGAATCTTCTTATCGGACAGACCGTAAGCCAGTCCGGCCTGACCGGAGGTCATCTTATTCGAATCAGGATGGGCTTCCAGGGTGGGGGGAGCGGGCAAATGAGCGGCCAGGCAATCGGCCAGTTCTTCTATCTCAGCCAGACAGACGTACTGAACGCGGAACAGGATTTCCTCGACCAAGCCAATCGCTGGCTGTGGCTGTCCGGCGGCATCGCCGCCACCATCGCCGTAGGTTTAGCCGTTGTCCTGGCAATCAATTTCATTCGCCCGCTGAAAGCCCTCGATACCGGCGCCAAAGAGATCGCGGCGGGCAACCTCGGCCACCGGGTCGAGGTCAGGTCACGTGACGAGACCGGCCGCCTAGCCGCTTCCTTCAACGCAATGGCCGGAAGCCTGGAACAGAGCGAGGCAGCTCGAAAACGCCTGCTGGCGGACGTGGCCCATGAGTTGCGTACACCGCTGACTATCATCAACGGTACGGTGGACGCCATGCTGGACGGCGTACTGCCGACGGAAGAGCGCCAATTGCATCTGATCAAGGAAGAGACCGTCCTTTTGACCCGTCTCATCTCCGACCTCCGAGACCTGTCACTGGCAGAAGCCGGCAAGCTTCACCTCGATCTAGCACCCATCGATTGGACCGATCTAGCCCGGCGTAAAATGGACCAGTTCCGGCCGCTGGCCGATGCTAAAGGGATAACACTATCATTCAAAAGCGGCAGTAACTTGCAACCCGTGCCCGCCGATTGGGTAAGGTTGGAACAGGTCTTAGCTAATCTCTTATCCAATGCCCTGCGTCACACACCAGAGGGCGGGCAGGTTGCCGTGTCGCTTAGTAATTCCGAACTGGACGGCAAACCTGCAGTTACCGCCGCCGTATCCGATACCGGCGAGGGCATCGCTGCCGACGAACTGAATCACATCTTCGACCGTTTCTACCGTGTCGAGGATTCCCGTGCACGGAGTGAAGGCAACGGGGCCGGGCTGGGACTGGCCATCGTCAAACAAATGGTCACCGCCCATGGCGGGAAGGTGCGGGTCGAGAGCATTCCGGGTCATGGGACTACTTTTTATATCATCCTGCCGGCAGAAGCCAAATCCCAAGCACTAATCTAA
- a CDS encoding response regulator transcription factor, translating to MTKKILVIDDEVKITDIVRAYLEREGFRVVVAYDGEAALQVFRQEKPDLVVLDLMLPKLSGNEVCRAIRKDHDTPIIMLTARDELTDKIVGLELGADDYLTKPFEGRELVARVKAILRRAEPRQTTKLIRTGDLSVDAERRQATVGNQQIELTTTEFDLLRLLAANPGRVFSRGELLDRLQGDSYEGYERTIDSHIKNLRRKIESDPEKPAYIHTVYGAGYKLETPR from the coding sequence ATGACCAAAAAGATATTGGTGATTGACGACGAAGTGAAGATCACGGACATCGTCCGGGCATATCTGGAGCGGGAAGGTTTCCGGGTGGTAGTCGCCTATGATGGCGAGGCTGCCCTTCAGGTCTTCCGCCAGGAAAAACCGGACCTTGTCGTCCTCGATCTGATGCTGCCCAAGCTCTCAGGCAACGAGGTATGCCGGGCAATCCGCAAGGACCATGACACTCCCATCATCATGCTCACCGCACGCGATGAACTGACCGACAAGATCGTCGGACTGGAACTGGGTGCCGACGATTACCTGACCAAGCCGTTCGAAGGCCGGGAGCTGGTGGCCCGCGTAAAAGCCATCCTCCGGCGCGCCGAACCACGACAAACCACTAAATTGATCAGAACAGGTGACCTCAGCGTGGACGCCGAACGGAGGCAGGCGACGGTAGGTAATCAGCAGATCGAATTGACGACAACCGAATTCGATCTGCTGCGGCTTTTGGCCGCCAATCCTGGGCGAGTTTTCAGCCGCGGCGAACTGCTTGACCGTCTTCAGGGAGACTCATACGAGGGTTACGAACGGACCATCGACAGCCATATTAAAAACCTGCGTCGTAAAATCGAATCCGATCCGGAGAAACCGGCTTACATCCACACTGTCTACGGGGCTGGTTACAAACTGGAGACACCGCGTTGA
- a CDS encoding phosphoglucosamine mutase: MTLFGSSGIRRVVDAPFVDLVGRLGRSVAMGSKRVVVGGDHRLSTPALKAALFTGLGEGGAAAFDTGLAPTPTLAYAARHFDAGIMVTASHNPPEYNGLKFWNPDGSAFDAVQEAELEHQTSIAGNQPSGDGIAISVDYPDAIGEHIERIMKLCPGRLDGLKVALDCGGGAGSVITPKILGLMGAEVIPVFCDTSSDFPRDSEPIESNLSELINTVVSSGARLGLAHDGDADRLVAVDSRGQIVSGDKLMVVLARSLGARSVVTTVETSMAVEEAGFAVRRTRVGDSAVSAELKIGGGEFGGEPCGAWIFPDLSYCPDAVHAAAVLCSIATQTDFDRLLDGVPEYPIVRGAITFKTPPPVAAIENRLSSLQPDSIQRTDGLKLVFPDSWLLVRLSGTEPKLRFTVEARTGQDARRLYARAAAAVDSLISGR; this comes from the coding sequence ATGACATTATTCGGCAGCTCCGGTATTCGACGCGTGGTTGATGCGCCTTTCGTCGATCTGGTCGGACGGCTGGGGCGGTCGGTGGCGATGGGGTCAAAACGAGTTGTGGTCGGGGGCGATCATAGATTATCCACGCCGGCGCTTAAGGCAGCTTTGTTCACCGGTCTGGGTGAAGGCGGCGCCGCGGCTTTCGACACCGGACTGGCGCCGACGCCTACACTGGCCTATGCCGCCCGGCATTTCGATGCCGGAATTATGGTGACCGCCTCTCATAACCCGCCGGAGTATAACGGTTTGAAGTTCTGGAACCCGGACGGATCGGCCTTCGACGCGGTTCAGGAGGCTGAACTCGAACATCAGACGTCGATAGCGGGGAATCAACCGAGCGGTGATGGAATCGCGATATCAGTCGATTATCCGGATGCCATCGGTGAACACATCGAACGAATCATGAAACTTTGTCCCGGGCGGTTGGACGGACTTAAAGTGGCGCTGGACTGCGGGGGCGGGGCGGGCAGCGTCATCACACCGAAGATACTCGGGTTGATGGGCGCAGAGGTGATACCGGTATTTTGTGATACTTCCAGTGATTTTCCGAGAGACAGCGAACCCATCGAATCCAATCTTTCCGAACTCATCAATACGGTCGTATCCAGCGGCGCCCGGCTGGGTCTGGCTCATGATGGGGATGCCGACCGGTTGGTGGCGGTAGATTCACGCGGGCAAATCGTATCGGGTGACAAATTGATGGTCGTGCTGGCGCGGAGCCTGGGGGCGCGGTCGGTTGTTACTACCGTCGAAACTTCGATGGCAGTCGAAGAAGCCGGGTTCGCCGTACGGCGCACCCGGGTAGGTGACAGCGCCGTGTCCGCTGAACTGAAAATCGGCGGCGGTGAGTTCGGCGGTGAGCCTTGCGGCGCCTGGATCTTTCCGGATCTGTCGTATTGCCCAGACGCGGTTCATGCCGCGGCGGTTTTGTGCTCTATTGCCACGCAAACCGACTTCGACAGGTTGCTGGATGGTGTTCCCGAGTATCCCATCGTTCGCGGCGCGATAACTTTCAAAACACCGCCGCCCGTGGCGGCGATCGAAAATCGGCTGTCGTCGTTGCAACCTGATTCGATCCAACGCACCGACGGATTGAAGCTCGTTTTTCCGGATAGCTGGCTCCTGGTCCGGCTTTCCGGTACCGAACCGAAGCTCCGTTTCACCGTGGAAGCCCGCACCGGACAGGATGCCCGGCGCCTGTACGCCCGGGCGGCGGCGGCGGTCGATAGCCTTATTTCTGGACGTTGA
- a CDS encoding aminopeptidase → MPDPRVQKLAELLVKYSTKVKPGDKAVINTPSAGLPLARAIYLEVLKAGAHPVVMPRGDYEDLLYRHGTDEQLQFIHQPQRHITENYDARFAILADDNTKKLSTVDPDRMVVYDRARTDLMKTMMKRSASGDLKWVVAPFPTSAMAQDAEMSFEEYENFVYSACMPDLKDPIGYWGTQSARLQKVIDWLKCRKEVHITAPETDLRLSIADRKFVKCDGQFNMPDGEVFTGPVENSANGHVYFSYPAIESGREVTGVRLWFEDGRVVKATAEKNEKFLLKTLDTDEGARRLGEFAIGTNEGITKFTGEILFDEKIGGSFHLALGAGYPETGSVNESAIHWDMVCDLRRGGEIRVDGDLLYKDGKFVIDV, encoded by the coding sequence ATGCCCGATCCCCGCGTCCAGAAACTGGCTGAACTCCTGGTGAAATACTCCACCAAGGTTAAACCCGGCGACAAGGCGGTCATCAATACACCCTCGGCGGGATTGCCGCTGGCGCGGGCCATCTACCTTGAGGTCTTAAAAGCCGGTGCTCACCCGGTGGTCATGCCGCGCGGTGACTACGAGGACCTCCTTTATCGCCACGGTACCGACGAGCAGCTTCAGTTCATTCATCAGCCGCAGCGGCACATCACCGAGAATTATGACGCCCGTTTCGCCATCCTGGCCGACGACAACACCAAGAAACTCTCCACCGTCGATCCGGACCGCATGGTCGTTTATGACAGGGCGCGCACCGACCTGATGAAGACGATGATGAAACGCTCTGCGTCAGGCGACCTGAAATGGGTCGTTGCCCCGTTCCCCACCTCCGCCATGGCCCAGGACGCAGAGATGAGCTTCGAGGAATACGAAAACTTCGTCTATAGCGCCTGTATGCCGGACCTTAAGGACCCTATCGGCTACTGGGGCACCCAAAGCGCGCGGTTGCAGAAAGTCATTGACTGGCTGAAGTGCCGCAAAGAAGTGCACATCACCGCGCCGGAGACCGACCTCAGGCTTTCCATCGCCGACCGGAAGTTCGTCAAATGTGACGGCCAGTTCAACATGCCCGACGGCGAGGTCTTTACCGGCCCGGTGGAGAACTCAGCCAACGGCCACGTCTATTTTTCCTATCCGGCGATCGAAAGCGGCCGCGAGGTCACCGGTGTCAGGTTATGGTTCGAGGACGGCCGGGTGGTCAAGGCTACCGCCGAGAAGAACGAGAAGTTCCTGCTGAAAACCCTGGACACCGATGAAGGCGCCCGCCGCCTGGGCGAGTTCGCCATCGGCACCAACGAGGGCATCACCAAGTTCACCGGCGAGATCCTCTTCGACGAGAAGATCGGCGGCAGTTTCCACCTGGCGCTGGGCGCCGGCTATCCGGAGACCGGCTCGGTCAACGAGTCCGCCATTCATTGGGACATGGTCTGCGACCTGCGCCGCGGCGGCGAGATCCGCGTCGACGGCGACCTTTTATATAAGGATGGTAAGTTCGTTATCGATGTCTAA
- a CDS encoding nucleoside monophosphate kinase — translation MNQIHISNKELPEAILLLGPTGSGKTPLGETLERAGLGGRRCFHFDFGSRLRRYTGEPTGLLTSGELEVVRGSLLTGALLEDEHFSIAEKLLAGFIRESNPGPNDLIVMNGLPRHTGQALALEGMIDMKALVVLECTPETVLERIRSDAGGDRTGRVDDTIEEVKRRLKVFAERTQPLTAYYERRGTPSICLDIGSSTTAEEALKTLAGRLSGL, via the coding sequence ATGAATCAGATTCACATATCCAATAAGGAACTTCCCGAAGCAATTCTCCTGCTGGGACCGACCGGTTCCGGCAAGACTCCTCTTGGAGAGACCTTGGAACGGGCGGGGCTGGGGGGACGCAGGTGTTTTCATTTCGATTTCGGCAGTCGGTTGCGCAGGTATACCGGTGAACCAACAGGACTGCTCACATCCGGTGAACTGGAGGTGGTCAGGGGATCGCTCCTTACCGGCGCCCTGCTGGAAGATGAACATTTCAGCATTGCCGAGAAACTCCTGGCTGGATTCATCAGGGAAAGCAACCCGGGTCCGAACGATCTCATTGTAATGAATGGTCTGCCACGGCACACGGGGCAGGCGTTGGCGCTGGAGGGGATGATTGACATGAAGGCGCTGGTGGTCCTCGAATGCACTCCGGAGACGGTGCTGGAACGCATCCGCTCCGATGCCGGGGGCGACCGGACCGGCCGGGTGGATGATACGATAGAAGAGGTGAAGCGGCGTCTGAAAGTGTTTGCTGAAAGAACTCAGCCCCTCACGGCTTATTACGAACGGCGGGGAACACCGTCGATATGCCTGGATATCGGGTCCTCGACGACGGCGGAAGAAGCTTTAAAAACCCTCGCCGGGCGGCTGTCCGGGCTTTAG
- a CDS encoding zinc-ribbon domain containing protein, translated as MAQDRTIQCADCGADFTFTASEQEFFASKGFTNEPKRCPTCRQARKQTRGGGGGGGMSGGPRQMFPAVCASCNRETEVPFEPRNGRPVYCSDCFAKSKSAY; from the coding sequence ATGGCCCAAGACAGAACCATCCAATGTGCCGATTGCGGCGCCGACTTCACCTTCACGGCCTCAGAGCAGGAATTCTTCGCTTCCAAGGGCTTCACCAACGAGCCCAAGCGTTGTCCGACCTGCCGCCAGGCTCGCAAGCAGACCCGCGGTGGTGGTGGCGGCGGTGGCATGAGCGGTGGACCCCGTCAGATGTTCCCCGCGGTGTGCGCTTCCTGCAACAGGGAGACCGAAGTTCCTTTCGAACCCCGCAACGGTCGCCCGGTTTATTGCAGCGATTGTTTCGCCAAATCCAAGAGCGCCTACTAA
- the crcB gene encoding fluoride efflux transporter CrcB yields the protein MNLLLLIAAAGALGSLGRYALSGAVYAALGSGFAYGTLVVNVLGSFLIGLIMQVGLSTDLVPPHMRTAVTIGFLGAFTTFSTFSYETVRMLQEGAWGTAALNIIVSVMVCIAAVFAGIFAGRLIAGGA from the coding sequence ATGAATTTACTGCTCTTGATCGCCGCGGCCGGGGCGTTGGGGTCGCTGGGACGTTACGCGCTATCCGGCGCCGTTTACGCTGCATTGGGCAGCGGCTTTGCCTACGGTACACTGGTGGTTAACGTTCTTGGCAGTTTCCTCATCGGCCTTATTATGCAAGTCGGCCTTTCGACAGACCTGGTACCACCGCATATGCGCACTGCCGTGACCATTGGGTTCCTGGGAGCTTTCACCACCTTTTCCACCTTTAGCTATGAGACAGTGAGGATGTTACAGGAAGGGGCGTGGGGGACGGCAGCTTTGAATATTATTGTGAGCGTGATGGTCTGTATCGCCGCCGTGTTCGCCGGCATTTTTGCCGGGAGACTCATCGCAGGAGGAGCGTAA
- a CDS encoding DUF190 domain-containing protein, producing the protein MRKIEGEQVLMRIFIGESDVIDGKPLHMKLVELFKERGLAGATVLRGITGFGARSRIHSTHLLRLSQDLPVIIEIVDSQEHLDGVLPEVEGMMGDGLITMEKVRVLRYGAVSQS; encoded by the coding sequence ATGCGTAAAATCGAAGGCGAACAGGTTCTCATGAGGATTTTCATCGGTGAGTCCGACGTTATCGACGGAAAACCTCTTCATATGAAGTTGGTCGAACTATTCAAAGAGCGTGGACTGGCTGGGGCGACGGTGCTGCGGGGCATTACCGGTTTTGGTGCTCGCAGCCGGATACATTCGACGCACCTGCTGCGGCTGTCACAGGATTTGCCGGTGATCATCGAGATCGTGGACTCCCAGGAGCATCTTGACGGGGTACTGCCGGAGGTGGAGGGGATGATGGGTGATGGGCTCATCACCATGGAGAAGGTCAGGGTTCTGCGCTATGGGGCGGTCAGCCAGTCGTAG